One Desulfobulbus oligotrophicus DNA segment encodes these proteins:
- the dapF gene encoding diaminopimelate epimerase, with product MQTLPLPIPFWKMNGAGNDFIIIDHRQPLIPQEKMAEFSRLLCRRKFSVGADGVFLVEPSTRADFSWRFFNSDGSEAEMCGNGARCVARFAYMQGIAAARMRFETLAGLVEASVADTRVTIRMTPPHSFLFDRQVEVDGQRFLVHSVDTGVPHAVLFTDDIDMVDVVGLGRLIRHHPDFAPAGTNVNFIGRTTDGFRIRTYERGVEDETMACGTGVAAGALIAAAKGLVSSPVDMVTSGGVALTVQLLDQDETKAAAVLLRGPAHIVYKGEITAEAFV from the coding sequence ATGCAGACTCTCCCCCTACCGATTCCATTTTGGAAGATGAATGGAGCAGGTAACGATTTTATTATCATTGATCATCGTCAGCCCCTGATCCCTCAGGAAAAGATGGCTGAGTTTTCCCGGCTCCTCTGCCGCCGGAAGTTTTCCGTGGGCGCTGATGGGGTGTTTCTTGTTGAACCATCAACACGAGCCGATTTTTCCTGGCGTTTTTTTAACTCCGATGGTTCAGAGGCGGAGATGTGCGGCAACGGAGCACGGTGTGTTGCCCGTTTTGCGTACATGCAGGGAATTGCCGCCGCCCGGATGCGGTTTGAGACCCTGGCCGGTCTGGTCGAGGCCTCTGTAGCCGATACCCGGGTCACCATCCGCATGACTCCACCGCACTCCTTTCTTTTTGATCGGCAGGTTGAGGTCGATGGACAGAGGTTTCTGGTGCACAGCGTTGACACCGGTGTGCCGCACGCGGTTCTCTTTACTGATGATATTGATATGGTCGATGTTGTTGGTCTGGGACGTCTGATACGCCATCACCCTGACTTTGCCCCTGCCGGGACGAATGTCAACTTTATCGGCCGGACGACAGACGGGTTTCGAATCCGGACGTATGAACGGGGCGTTGAGGACGAGACCATGGCCTGTGGTACCGGTGTTGCTGCCGGCGCTCTGATTGCTGCGGCCAAAGGATTGGTCAGCTCCCCGGTGGACATGGTTACATCCGGTGGCGTTGCACTGACGGTGCAGTTGCTTGACCAGGATGAGACGAAGGCCGCGGCAGTCCTGCTCCGAGGCCCGGCTCATATCGTGTATAAAGGTGAAATTACAGCTGAAGCCTTTGTTTGA
- a CDS encoding manganese efflux pump MntP: protein MDAFSLLGIAMALAMDAFAVALAAGAVLCPLTFRPCFRLAFHFGLFQAMMPVIGWSAGQTLQAFTVAWSHWVAFGLLLFIGVRMIREAITAGRDTKKQRDPSRGTTMVMLSVATSIDALAVGLSLAMLKVTIWFPALVIGLVACGFTVMGLCFGTRVGQRWGKQAEVTGGAILIGIGVKILVCALFFDSSAGGSL from the coding sequence GTGGATGCTTTCTCTTTGCTGGGCATTGCCATGGCCCTTGCCATGGACGCCTTTGCAGTTGCCCTTGCTGCAGGTGCTGTACTTTGTCCCCTGACCTTCCGGCCATGTTTCCGACTGGCCTTTCACTTCGGCCTCTTTCAGGCCATGATGCCGGTGATCGGCTGGTCGGCCGGGCAAACCTTGCAGGCATTCACGGTTGCCTGGAGTCACTGGGTCGCCTTTGGGCTTCTTCTGTTCATCGGTGTACGGATGATACGAGAGGCGATCACTGCGGGAAGGGACACGAAAAAACAGAGAGATCCGAGCCGCGGCACAACCATGGTTATGCTCTCTGTCGCGACCAGTATCGATGCCTTGGCAGTGGGCCTGAGTCTGGCGATGCTCAAGGTTACGATCTGGTTCCCGGCGCTGGTCATTGGGCTGGTGGCCTGTGGTTTTACAGTTATGGGTCTTTGTTTCGGGACCAGGGTTGGTCAACGTTGGGGCAAACAGGCCGAGGTCACCGGTGGAGCCATTTTGATCGGCATTGGTGTTAAGATCCTTGTCTGCGCCCTTTTTTTTGACAGCTCCGCCGGGGGAAGTCTGTAG
- the dapA gene encoding 4-hydroxy-tetrahydrodipicolinate synthase yields the protein MKRFEGAFTALVTPMRNGQVDEQGLVDLIEFQIAGGIHGLVPCGTTGESATLSFEEHKRVIELTAQTVKGRVAVVAGTGANNTLEAIELTESAKKSGADAVLSVVPYYNKPSQEGLYQHFKAILEAVDIPMVLYNVPGRTVTNMLPATVARLAALPNVIGIKEACGNLSQVSEIIQLCPEDFIVLSGDDFTAMPTVLIGGKGVISVVSNVEPTKTAAMIEAASRGDLTTAKKMHYQLFSLMGAMFCYPSPAPAKKALEMLGKIASAEVRLPMTQMDRPSIDRLKKDMVDLGLL from the coding sequence ATGAAACGATTTGAAGGTGCCTTCACCGCACTGGTCACGCCTATGCGTAACGGGCAGGTTGATGAGCAGGGGCTTGTTGATCTGATTGAGTTTCAGATAGCAGGCGGTATCCATGGACTTGTTCCCTGTGGAACAACGGGTGAGTCCGCCACCTTAAGTTTTGAAGAACATAAACGGGTTATCGAGCTGACTGCACAGACGGTGAAAGGTCGGGTTGCGGTCGTTGCCGGGACAGGTGCGAACAACACGCTGGAAGCAATCGAGTTGACCGAATCGGCAAAGAAAAGCGGTGCTGATGCCGTGCTCTCTGTGGTCCCCTATTACAACAAGCCTAGTCAGGAGGGATTGTATCAGCATTTCAAGGCAATACTTGAGGCGGTTGATATCCCCATGGTGCTCTACAACGTTCCGGGAAGGACTGTCACCAACATGCTGCCGGCAACGGTTGCCCGTCTGGCAGCTTTACCGAACGTGATCGGCATCAAGGAGGCCTGTGGTAATTTGAGCCAGGTCAGTGAAATTATACAGCTGTGCCCAGAGGACTTCATCGTGCTTTCCGGAGACGACTTTACAGCGATGCCGACTGTGCTGATCGGCGGTAAGGGTGTGATCTCGGTGGTTTCTAATGTGGAGCCGACCAAGACAGCGGCTATGATCGAGGCTGCGTCCCGGGGTGATCTAACAACAGCAAAGAAAATGCACTATCAACTTTTTTCACTCATGGGGGCCATGTTTTGCTATCCGAGTCCGGCACCGGCCAAAAAAGCGCTGGAAATGCTGGGGAAAATCGCCTCAGCCGAGGTGCGTCTGCCCATGACCCAAATGGATCGGCCCAGTATCGACCGGTTGAAAAAAGATATGGTTGATCTTGGTCTGCTTTAA
- the lptB gene encoding LPS export ABC transporter ATP-binding protein: MQSTSILETRDLVKKYRDRRVVDRVNLQVRSSSVVGLLGPNGAGKTTTFYSIVGFIRPTSGAILLDEEDITALPIHKRASHGITYLAQEPSVFKKLTVEENIRIVLEPLGLPRNEINNRISELMAELKLEYLAGNKGHALSGGERRRVEIMRALATRPRFILLDEPFAGVDPLSVVDLQKIIRELKQKGLGILISDHNVRETLQVCDSAYIMNNGQILTSGRADEIIQSAVARKMYLGDHFTM; the protein is encoded by the coding sequence ATGCAGAGCACTTCGATACTCGAAACCCGGGATCTCGTCAAAAAATATCGGGATCGGCGGGTGGTTGACCGGGTCAACCTGCAGGTCCGCAGCTCATCCGTGGTCGGCCTGCTCGGCCCGAACGGTGCAGGCAAAACCACCACCTTCTATTCCATCGTCGGCTTTATCCGACCGACCAGCGGCGCCATACTCCTTGACGAGGAAGATATAACCGCGCTCCCGATCCACAAACGTGCCTCGCACGGTATCACCTACCTGGCGCAGGAGCCTTCGGTGTTCAAGAAGCTGACCGTTGAGGAGAATATCCGTATTGTCCTGGAACCGTTGGGATTGCCGCGAAATGAGATCAATAACCGAATCAGCGAACTGATGGCTGAACTGAAGCTGGAATACCTGGCCGGCAACAAAGGGCATGCCCTTTCAGGTGGAGAACGACGCCGGGTGGAGATCATGCGGGCCCTGGCAACACGACCACGATTTATCCTCCTGGACGAACCCTTTGCCGGGGTGGATCCGCTGTCCGTGGTTGATCTGCAGAAAATCATCCGCGAACTGAAACAAAAGGGTCTGGGAATCCTGATCTCTGATCACAACGTCCGTGAAACATTGCAAGTCTGTGACTCAGCCTATATCATGAATAACGGCCAGATCCTGACCAGCGGCAGAGCTGATGAAATTATCCAGAGTGCTGTCGCCAGAAAAATGTATCTTGGTGATCATTTCACCATGTAG
- a CDS encoding fibronectin type III domain-containing protein: MKRCGHCWPQYVIRALVVWVPMVLLMACGYKDKPIPPQHAVPRAIQDLQVEVDDQGATFSWGYPDQSVAGRDLDKIDGFELYRAEIPVQSYCPTCPVPYTTRIVLPGGLVPPEGSRTVTYEVKDLRPGYMYVFMVRSKTGWWTESQDSNEVSFLWQTPPAVPQGLTVAAGDGSNTLQWQPVVRSEEAGQKDATIRYQIYRAVEGGKAQALGEPVAAGRYTDEAVENGKAYTYQIQAVTLYTQGMMRSGLSEAVQVRPVDRTAPPVPGSFEGLRTAAGVKLFWEHVESGDLAGYRLYRRTASQSAPTLIGEALLPLNIFTDTQVPAAPLFYSISSFDTQNPANESPRSREIYISN, encoded by the coding sequence ATGAAAAGATGCGGGCACTGTTGGCCGCAATATGTGATCCGTGCGTTGGTTGTCTGGGTGCCCATGGTACTGCTGATGGCCTGCGGGTATAAGGATAAACCCATACCGCCTCAACATGCTGTGCCCAGGGCCATCCAGGATCTTCAGGTGGAAGTCGATGATCAGGGTGCCACGTTCTCCTGGGGATATCCGGATCAGTCTGTGGCGGGTCGTGACCTTGATAAGATCGACGGGTTTGAACTGTACCGGGCTGAGATACCGGTGCAGTCCTACTGTCCGACCTGTCCTGTTCCGTATACGACCCGGATTGTTCTTCCCGGCGGGCTTGTACCGCCTGAAGGCAGTCGTACAGTCACATACGAGGTCAAAGATCTTCGGCCCGGGTATATGTACGTATTTATGGTACGCAGCAAAACCGGGTGGTGGACCGAATCTCAGGATTCCAATGAAGTGTCTTTTCTTTGGCAGACGCCGCCCGCAGTCCCGCAGGGTCTGACGGTTGCGGCCGGTGACGGCAGCAACACATTGCAATGGCAGCCGGTTGTCCGCAGTGAAGAGGCTGGACAGAAAGATGCGACAATCCGCTACCAGATTTACCGGGCAGTGGAGGGTGGGAAGGCGCAGGCACTCGGCGAGCCTGTTGCTGCCGGCAGGTATACAGACGAGGCTGTTGAAAATGGTAAGGCGTATACGTATCAGATCCAAGCGGTTACTCTTTATACACAGGGAATGATGCGCAGCGGCCTGAGTGAAGCCGTACAGGTGAGACCAGTGGACCGGACCGCGCCCCCGGTTCCAGGTTCATTTGAGGGCCTGCGAACAGCTGCAGGGGTCAAACTCTTCTGGGAGCACGTTGAGAGCGGTGATTTGGCCGGATATCGTTTGTACCGGCGAACAGCCAGCCAAAGCGCACCAACGTTGATTGGTGAAGCGCTTCTGCCTCTGAATATTTTTACGGACACCCAGGTACCGGCTGCACCGCTCTTTTATTCGATCTCCAGCTTTGACACACAGAATCCGGCGAATGAAAGCCCCCGTTCCCGGGAAATATACATCAGTAACTAA
- a CDS encoding acetylornithine transaminase has translation MKNAEWIKRSEDAFIGTYNRFPAAMVRGSGCRLWDADGKEYLDFLAGIAVCSLGHCHPKVTEAICRQAGTLVHVSNLFHTPPQIELAELLVANSFADRVFMCNSGAEANEAAIKLARIHSSQGRYEIIALAGSFHGRTLATVAATGQPKFHQGFEPLPQGFIHAEFGDPQAIEKLISPRTCAILCEPLQGESGVRPLDPEYLRAIRSICDQHGLLLIFDEVQTGLGRTGTLFAHEQLGVTPDIMTLAKALGNGLPIGAMLTTDKIAASLTVGSHASTFGGNPVAAAAAVEVLTVLLSDGFLDSVQEKSRYFVTRLEALAEQYPHLAGGVRGAGLLLGLVLTEQGIEQGAAIVAQMFEQGALINFAGNRVLRFVPPLIVSKEEIDQLVGKLRSVFDQFS, from the coding sequence ATGAAGAATGCGGAGTGGATTAAGCGGAGTGAGGATGCATTTATAGGGACATACAACCGGTTCCCGGCGGCAATGGTCAGGGGAAGCGGTTGCCGTCTCTGGGATGCGGACGGGAAAGAGTATCTTGATTTTCTTGCCGGCATTGCCGTGTGTTCGCTGGGACATTGTCATCCCAAGGTTACCGAGGCAATCTGCCGTCAGGCAGGAACACTGGTCCATGTGTCCAACCTGTTTCATACCCCGCCGCAGATCGAGCTGGCAGAACTTTTAGTGGCGAACAGTTTTGCCGATCGGGTCTTTATGTGCAACAGCGGTGCCGAGGCCAATGAGGCAGCCATCAAACTGGCGCGGATTCATAGCAGTCAGGGCCGCTACGAGATCATCGCCCTTGCCGGTTCCTTTCATGGCCGAACCCTGGCCACTGTTGCCGCCACTGGCCAGCCTAAGTTCCATCAGGGGTTTGAACCCCTGCCGCAAGGTTTTATTCACGCTGAATTCGGCGACCCGCAGGCCATTGAAAAACTGATCTCTCCACGCACCTGTGCCATCCTGTGTGAACCTCTCCAGGGTGAGAGCGGCGTCAGGCCGTTGGACCCCGAATACCTGCGAGCTATCCGCAGTATCTGTGATCAGCATGGTCTGCTGCTCATCTTTGATGAGGTTCAGACCGGCCTCGGGCGGACCGGCACCCTGTTTGCCCATGAGCAGCTCGGCGTTACACCGGACATCATGACGCTGGCCAAAGCACTGGGGAACGGACTGCCCATCGGGGCCATGCTGACAACAGACAAGATAGCAGCGTCCCTGACCGTGGGTTCGCACGCCTCCACCTTTGGCGGTAATCCGGTGGCAGCGGCTGCCGCAGTGGAGGTGTTGACGGTTTTGTTGAGCGATGGATTTCTTGATTCAGTGCAGGAGAAGAGCCGTTACTTTGTTACCCGGCTTGAAGCCCTGGCAGAGCAGTACCCTCATCTTGCCGGTGGTGTACGGGGAGCCGGCCTGCTTCTGGGCCTGGTTCTCACCGAACAGGGCATTGAACAGGGGGCGGCCATTGTGGCTCAGATGTTTGAACAGGGGGCCCTGATCAACTTTGCCGGCAACCGGGTGCTTCGGTTTGTGCCGCCGTTGATTGTCAGTAAGGAAGAGATCGATCAACTGGTCGGCAAGCTGAGATCTGTTTTTGATCAGTTCAGCTGA
- a CDS encoding argininosuccinate synthase: MTTKKIVLAYSGGLDTSVILKWLANEYSCPVIAYAADIGQKEDWDAVRAKGLATGAEKVVVADLREEFVRDYIFPAFRANAIYEGSYLLGTSLARPLIAKEQVRIAAEEGADAVSHGATGKGNDQVRFELSYLALNPGLTIIAPWRIWDLNSRQKLVAFAREHDIPIPVTKKNPYSSDENLLHISFEGGLLEDPWNEPDEEMFKLTVSPERAPDTPTYVEIDFEQGTPVAIDGERLGPVALMTRLNSLGGDNGIGRLDMVENRFVGMKSRGVYETPGGTILRAAHRDLETITLDREVMAIRDSLIPRYSQLIYNGFWFSPEMQLLQRTMDDTQTTVSGTVRLKLYKGNCTPVGRKSANSLYSESFATFEEDEVYNQADATGFIRLNSLRLRIQAHQQKR, from the coding sequence ATGACAACGAAAAAAATTGTACTTGCCTACTCCGGCGGGTTGGACACCTCGGTTATTTTAAAATGGCTGGCCAATGAGTACAGCTGTCCGGTCATCGCCTACGCCGCTGACATCGGTCAGAAAGAGGACTGGGACGCTGTTCGTGCCAAAGGCCTGGCCACCGGAGCTGAAAAGGTTGTTGTTGCTGATCTGCGTGAAGAGTTTGTCCGGGATTATATCTTTCCCGCTTTCCGCGCCAATGCCATCTACGAGGGATCGTATCTGCTGGGGACTTCACTGGCCCGGCCGTTGATTGCCAAAGAACAGGTGCGCATAGCTGCCGAGGAGGGGGCGGATGCGGTCAGCCACGGAGCCACGGGAAAGGGCAATGATCAGGTCCGTTTTGAATTAAGCTATCTGGCTCTTAACCCCGGGCTGACCATTATCGCCCCATGGCGTATCTGGGATCTCAACTCACGACAAAAGCTGGTCGCCTTTGCCCGGGAACACGATATCCCGATTCCTGTCACCAAGAAAAACCCCTACAGTTCAGATGAAAATCTGCTCCATATCAGTTTTGAAGGGGGACTTCTTGAGGACCCGTGGAACGAACCAGACGAGGAGATGTTTAAATTGACCGTGTCGCCGGAAAGGGCACCGGACACACCGACCTACGTTGAAATCGATTTTGAGCAGGGAACCCCCGTGGCTATTGATGGTGAGCGCTTAGGGCCGGTGGCGCTGATGACCAGACTCAACAGTTTGGGTGGCGATAACGGTATCGGCCGGCTGGATATGGTGGAAAATCGCTTTGTCGGCATGAAGTCCCGCGGTGTGTATGAAACCCCAGGCGGCACTATTTTACGGGCTGCTCATCGCGATCTGGAGACCATCACCCTGGATCGTGAGGTCATGGCGATTCGTGACAGTCTGATACCGAGATACTCGCAGCTGATCTACAACGGCTTCTGGTTCTCCCCTGAAATGCAGCTGTTGCAGCGTACCATGGATGATACCCAGACCACGGTCAGCGGAACGGTTCGCCTCAAGCTGTACAAGGGGAACTGTACGCCGGTCGGACGAAAATCAGCAAACTCGTTGTACTCGGAATCCTTTGCCACCTTTGAGGAGGATGAGGTGTACAATCAGGCCGATGCCACCGGGTTTATTCGTTTAAACAGTTTACGTTTACGTATTCAGGCCCATCAGCAGAAGAGATGA
- the lptA gene encoding lipopolysaccharide transport periplasmic protein LptA translates to MKHLAAALRIALCCVIMIFCGGTVSSFAAEEAAVPISIEANRMVSQENKNSVVFIGKVDARQGNLIIHSDEMTVYYTEQKDEQTTGTDSRFTNQVDRLICINNVKISEGDWLGTGDRMDYFAKDRKVVLSGNAKAWQGQNMVSGKTIVYYLDEKRSVVEPGTDAKGRVRAVIHPESKKK, encoded by the coding sequence ATGAAACACCTCGCCGCTGCACTTCGAATAGCTCTCTGCTGCGTTATCATGATTTTCTGTGGCGGCACTGTCTCCTCTTTTGCCGCTGAAGAGGCAGCCGTCCCCATCAGTATCGAAGCAAACCGCATGGTCTCCCAGGAGAACAAAAACTCGGTTGTTTTTATCGGCAAGGTTGACGCCCGTCAGGGTAATCTCATTATTCACTCCGACGAGATGACCGTTTATTACACCGAACAAAAAGACGAACAGACGACAGGTACGGACAGTCGATTCACCAATCAGGTGGACCGGCTGATCTGCATCAACAATGTCAAGATCAGTGAGGGCGACTGGCTTGGAACCGGTGACCGGATGGACTATTTTGCCAAGGATCGCAAGGTCGTACTGAGCGGCAATGCCAAAGCCTGGCAGGGGCAGAACATGGTCTCCGGCAAAACCATTGTCTACTATCTTGATGAAAAACGTTCAGTGGTCGAACCGGGGACAGACGCCAAAGGCAGAGTCCGGGCCGTTATCCATCCGGAATCAAAGAAAAAGTAA
- the argF gene encoding ornithine carbamoyltransferase — MNNHLLSLADFSQKDLQSIIDRSRTLKKERGQGIRHQQLAGRAICLLFEKPSTRTRVSFEAAMYGLGGQVIFMSAKESQLGRGEPLKDTARVLSRYVDAIVVRTFGQEVVEELARYATVPVINALTDLHHPCQVLSDLMTVLEYKGTLEQTKAAWIGDGNNMANSWIEAASVFGFPLALACPVGFEPDARILAQARERSSSPIIVCNDPVEAIANAEVVNVDVWASMGQEDEQEERQEVFRNFQLDADLLAKAAEDAIVLHCLPAHRGEEITDDVLEGSQSVVFDQAENKMHIHAALLEHFMLTAR; from the coding sequence ATGAACAACCATCTTCTGTCGTTAGCCGATTTTTCTCAAAAAGATCTGCAGTCTATCATTGATCGTTCCCGGACTTTAAAGAAGGAGCGGGGGCAGGGTATCCGTCACCAGCAGCTTGCCGGCCGCGCCATCTGTCTGCTCTTTGAAAAACCCTCCACCCGGACAAGGGTTTCGTTTGAGGCGGCCATGTATGGGCTTGGCGGACAGGTGATCTTTATGTCTGCCAAGGAATCGCAGCTGGGCCGTGGTGAACCGCTGAAAGATACGGCCCGGGTGCTGTCCCGGTATGTGGATGCAATTGTCGTGCGTACCTTCGGCCAGGAGGTGGTGGAGGAGTTGGCCCGGTATGCTACAGTACCGGTCATCAACGCACTCACCGATCTGCATCATCCCTGTCAGGTGCTCAGCGACCTGATGACGGTGCTTGAATACAAGGGAACCCTGGAGCAGACTAAAGCCGCCTGGATCGGTGACGGCAACAATATGGCCAACTCCTGGATTGAGGCGGCATCGGTGTTCGGTTTTCCTCTGGCCCTTGCCTGCCCGGTTGGTTTTGAACCCGATGCCCGGATTCTGGCACAGGCTCGTGAGCGCAGTTCGTCACCGATTATCGTGTGCAACGATCCGGTAGAGGCAATTGCCAATGCTGAGGTCGTGAATGTTGATGTCTGGGCATCAATGGGCCAGGAGGACGAGCAGGAAGAGCGACAGGAAGTGTTCCGGAATTTCCAGCTGGATGCAGATCTGCTGGCAAAGGCTGCCGAAGATGCCATTGTCCTGCACTGTCTGCCCGCCCATCGCGGCGAGGAAATTACCGATGACGTTTTGGAAGGTTCACAAAGTGTGGTGTTTGATCAGGCGGAAAACAAAATGCATATTCATGCAGCGCTTTTAGAGCATTTCATGCTCACCGCCCGTTGA
- the argB gene encoding acetylglutamate kinase gives MIRDEIAKAKVLVESLPYIREFREKTVVIKYGGHAMIDETLKRNFALDVILMKYIGINPIIVHGGGPQINLFLEKMQVTPSYVQGMRVTDGETMDVVEMVLVGKVNKEIVGLINHCGGKAVGLSGRDGDLVQARKMTLHGKPAAGDQPPELIDLGRVGEVTAVNPEILAALDRQDFIPVIAPVGVGEDGQAFNINADLVAGAIAAEMNAVKLMLLTDVEGVKNSSGELISTIYREQIDDLIAAGVIRGGMIPKVNCCKSALDGGVAKAHIIDGRQEHAILLEIFTRKGIGTELVA, from the coding sequence ATGATACGAGACGAAATTGCCAAAGCCAAGGTGTTGGTCGAATCTCTGCCGTATATCCGGGAGTTCAGAGAGAAAACCGTGGTCATTAAGTATGGCGGTCACGCCATGATTGATGAGACGCTCAAACGTAATTTTGCCCTTGATGTTATCCTGATGAAGTATATCGGCATCAATCCGATTATTGTGCATGGTGGTGGCCCGCAGATCAATCTGTTTCTGGAGAAGATGCAGGTGACCCCCAGTTATGTACAGGGAATGCGGGTGACTGACGGCGAAACCATGGATGTGGTCGAGATGGTTTTGGTGGGCAAGGTGAACAAGGAGATCGTCGGTCTGATCAATCACTGCGGCGGCAAGGCTGTCGGCCTGTCCGGCCGTGATGGTGATCTGGTCCAGGCACGGAAGATGACTCTGCACGGCAAACCGGCGGCCGGTGATCAGCCACCGGAACTGATCGATTTGGGGCGGGTCGGGGAGGTCACCGCAGTCAATCCTGAAATTCTTGCTGCCCTTGACAGGCAGGATTTCATTCCGGTTATTGCACCGGTCGGGGTTGGGGAGGATGGGCAGGCATTCAACATCAATGCAGATCTGGTTGCAGGAGCCATTGCCGCTGAAATGAATGCCGTTAAGCTGATGCTGCTGACCGATGTCGAAGGGGTCAAAAACAGCAGTGGTGAACTGATTTCCACAATCTACCGGGAGCAGATTGATGATCTGATTGCAGCCGGAGTGATCAGGGGCGGAATGATACCCAAGGTCAACTGTTGCAAGTCGGCGCTGGATGGCGGTGTGGCCAAGGCACATATTATTGATGGCCGGCAGGAGCATGCGATTCTGCTGGAAATTTTTACGAGAAAAGGCATAGGTACGGAGTTGGTGGCATGA
- the argH gene encoding argininosuccinate lyase, protein MSTHSTSPSGKMWGGRFADTTAASVEEFSASIHYDSRLYHHDIMGSKAHARMLARQGLISDEERDAILQGLSEIEGEIDRGEFVFKPELEDVHMNIESALTARIGPAGAKLHTARSRNDQVNLDFRLYLRDEVDVLDELLCETQKAFARQARKYLGAVMPGYTHLQRAQPVLLSHHLLAYVEMFQRDRQRLADCRVRINIMPLGAAAMAGTGLPIDRQSVAEELGFSAITANSMDTTGDRDFALEVLFCLNLIQLHLSRLSEELVLWSSKEFDFIRIGDRYCTGSSIMPQKKNPDIPELIRGKTGRVTGALVALLMTVKGLPLTYNRDLQEDKEQVFDALDTVKSSLAITTELLENTQFNVQRLQEATVGGFMTATDLADYLVRRNMPFRQAHGVVGRIVALCQERGCELTELPLAELQEFSGLIEPDVFDILSVDGSVHSRQSDGGTSRVRVEEALHSVENALGITP, encoded by the coding sequence ATGAGTACACATTCAACTTCACCATCCGGGAAGATGTGGGGTGGGCGTTTTGCCGATACCACCGCTGCGTCTGTCGAAGAGTTCAGTGCCTCGATTCATTATGATTCTCGTCTGTATCACCATGATATTATGGGCTCCAAGGCGCATGCCCGCATGCTGGCCCGTCAGGGGTTGATCAGTGATGAGGAGCGTGATGCCATTCTTCAGGGATTGAGCGAGATCGAAGGGGAGATTGATCGCGGTGAGTTTGTCTTCAAACCTGAGCTTGAAGACGTGCACATGAATATTGAAAGTGCTCTGACCGCCAGGATCGGTCCGGCCGGTGCGAAACTGCACACCGCCCGCAGCCGTAATGATCAGGTTAATCTGGATTTTCGACTCTACCTGCGCGACGAGGTCGATGTTCTGGATGAGCTGCTCTGCGAGACCCAAAAGGCTTTTGCCCGTCAGGCCCGGAAGTATCTCGGTGCAGTCATGCCCGGCTATACCCACCTTCAGCGTGCTCAGCCGGTACTGCTTTCCCACCATCTGCTGGCCTATGTGGAAATGTTTCAGCGTGATCGGCAGCGTCTGGCCGACTGCCGTGTGCGGATCAATATCATGCCGCTGGGCGCGGCCGCCATGGCCGGGACAGGTTTGCCCATTGACCGCCAGTCAGTGGCCGAAGAACTGGGGTTTTCAGCCATCACGGCCAACTCAATGGATACCACCGGTGATCGCGATTTTGCCCTGGAGGTATTGTTCTGCCTCAATCTGATACAGCTGCACCTCAGTCGTCTGTCCGAAGAGCTGGTTTTATGGTCATCCAAAGAGTTTGACTTTATCCGTATCGGTGATCGCTACTGCACCGGCTCTTCAATCATGCCGCAGAAAAAAAATCCTGATATTCCTGAACTGATCCGAGGTAAAACCGGTCGGGTTACAGGTGCGCTTGTCGCCCTGCTGATGACGGTGAAAGGGTTGCCGTTGACCTATAATCGGGATCTTCAGGAAGATAAAGAACAGGTCTTCGATGCCCTGGACACGGTGAAGTCCAGCCTGGCCATAACCACAGAACTTCTTGAGAATACTCAGTTTAATGTACAGCGTCTGCAAGAAGCCACTGTTGGCGGTTTTATGACGGCTACTGATCTGGCTGATTACCTGGTGCGCCGGAATATGCCGTTTCGTCAGGCGCATGGCGTGGTCGGTCGTATTGTTGCCCTGTGTCAGGAACGGGGATGTGAGCTGACAGAGTTGCCCCTTGCAGAGCTGCAGGAGTTTTCCGGGTTGATTGAGCCGGACGTGTTCGATATCCTTTCCGTTGACGGGTCTGTGCACTCTCGCCAGAGTGACGGGGGAACAAGCCGGGTCAGAGTGGAAGAGGCGCTGCACAGCGTTGAGAATGCACTGGGGATAACGCCATGA